From the Actinopolymorpha singaporensis genome, the window CGGTCAGATGCTCAGCCACGGCCGTACTTCTCCTCGGCTCCCCAGAAGTACCAGAACCCGACCACGAACCCGACGATCGCCCAGGCGACGGCGAGCTGCCAGGCGTGGTGCGGTGCGTCGTGGCGTTCGATGAACGCGTCCCGGACCAGCTCGATGTAGACCGAGGCCGGGTTGGCCATCATGATCTCTCTCATCGTGGGGTTGTGTACTCGCTGCGGGATCAGGAAGAACACGCCGGAGAAGTAGAGCCAGACGCGGGTGATGAACGGCAGCAGCTGGCTGATGTCCGGGACCGTGGCGCCGATCCGGGCCATGGTCAGGCTCAGCCCGATGTTGAACATCGTCTGCAGCGCCAGCGCGGGGACAACCAGCAGCCACGACCAGGTGAGTGGCTCGCCGGTAGCCAGCACGATCAGGCAGAGCACGACCATCGACACCAGCATCTGCTGCAGCTCGACGATCGTGGAGGAGAACGGCAGCGTCGCCCGCGGGAAGTGCAGCGCCCTGATCATGGCGAGGTTTCCGGAGATCGCGCGGGCCCCGGAGGTGACCGAACGCGTGCAGAACGACATCACGAAGACGCCGGTGACCAGGAACGCGGTGAAGTTGTCGATGTTGTGCTTGGTGTTGAACAGCACGCCGAAGATCAGGTAGTAGACCGCGGCGTTCATAAGCGGCGTGAGGACCTGCCAGAGCTGGCCGAGGCGGGCTCCGGAGTACATCGTCACGGTCCGCGAGGTCGCGAACGCGGTGATGAAGTGCCGTCGCTGCCACAGCTGCCGGACGTAGTCACCCAGCGGCGGACGAGCCGAACTGGGCGCCAGGCCGTACTGCGCGGCGAGTTCGGCCGGTGAGGCGGAGGTCGTGGTGGTGGTCACCGATGCCTCCCGGAATGCACCGAACGCATGCCGTCGAGATTACGACATGCCGGGCGGTCGGCCGGGTTCTCCCAGATCGTCATACCAGTGGAGGCCTTCCCAGGCGGGTCATGCGCCACACGGTGCGCCAGGCGATCGGTTTGCGCCTGCCGCACGGGGTGCGGAGGCCTTCCAGCAAGCCGGTCGACCAGGCGCTCAGCCCCGAGAGCGTACGCGTACGAGCCAGGGTCAGTGCCACCCAGGTGGCCAGATAGGCGACCGCGACCGGTTTGGGGAGGTTGCGTTTGGCCAGCCAGACGCGGTTGCGGGCGTTGAGCCGGAAGTACGTCTGGTGCCGGGTCGGCGACGTCGCCGGGTGGCAGAGCACGGAGTCGGCGTCGTAGCGGATCCGCCAGCCGGCGTCCAGGGCACGCCAGGCGAGGTCGGTCTCCTCGTGGGCGTAGAAGAACGCCGCCGGGAACGTTCCCACGTCGTCGAAGACCGCCTGCCGGATGGCCGCGGCGCCGCCCAGGAACGTCGTCACCTCCGACGACTCGCCCGGGTCGCCCACGCGCACCCGCGGCACGTGCCGGCGCTGGGTCACCCCGGACTCGGGGTCGACGATGCGGAACGACACGATGCCCAGCCGGGGGTCCGCGGCGAACAGTTCGCGCAGCCGCTCGGCCGTGGTCGGCCGGGGAAGCCACCCGTCGTCGTCGACGAACATCACGATGTCGGCGTTCGCCGCGGCCAGGCCGGCGTTGCGCCCGCCCGGAATGCCGGCGTTGGCCGGCAGGGTCACCACCTTGACACCGTCCGGCACTTCCGGGGCGGGCACTCCGTTGGCCACCACCACGATCTCGACCGGATCGCCGAGCTGGTCGGAGACGCTGCGGATCGCCCGGTGGAGCTCGGCCGGCCGGTCGC encodes:
- a CDS encoding ABC transporter permease, which gives rise to MTTTTTSASPAELAAQYGLAPSSARPPLGDYVRQLWQRRHFITAFATSRTVTMYSGARLGQLWQVLTPLMNAAVYYLIFGVLFNTKHNIDNFTAFLVTGVFVMSFCTRSVTSGARAISGNLAMIRALHFPRATLPFSSTIVELQQMLVSMVVLCLIVLATGEPLTWSWLLVVPALALQTMFNIGLSLTMARIGATVPDISQLLPFITRVWLYFSGVFFLIPQRVHNPTMREIMMANPASVYIELVRDAFIERHDAPHHAWQLAVAWAIVGFVVGFWYFWGAEEKYGRG
- a CDS encoding glycosyltransferase family 2 protein — encoded protein: MSSTPDAPLRIAAVFLTMGDRPAELHRAIRSVSDQLGDPVEIVVVANGVPAPEVPDGVKVVTLPANAGIPGGRNAGLAAANADIVMFVDDDGWLPRPTTAERLRELFAADPRLGIVSFRIVDPESGVTQRRHVPRVRVGDPGESSEVTTFLGGAAAIRQAVFDDVGTFPAAFFYAHEETDLAWRALDAGWRIRYDADSVLCHPATSPTRHQTYFRLNARNRVWLAKRNLPKPVAVAYLATWVALTLARTRTLSGLSAWSTGLLEGLRTPCGRRKPIAWRTVWRMTRLGRPPLV